Proteins from one uncultured Desulfovibrio sp. genomic window:
- a CDS encoding HAD hydrolase-like protein produces the protein MQLPFAHCFFDLDGTLTDSAPGILNGVEKALGHFGLHPPRQSLHFFIGPPLLESFATYFPGEPDKARTALRIYRQYYAQQGMYENRVYDGIADLLRDLRQAGIAVHLATAKPETFARTIVAHFGLAPLLDVQAGAELDGPRHDKTDVLRYAVALAGVTDLRRCLMIGDRHHDVDGAHAVGMACAGVLYGYGSRQELEAAGADYLCEDIPALRRLLLPASAGC, from the coding sequence GTGCAGCTTCCCTTTGCCCACTGCTTCTTTGATCTGGATGGCACCCTGACGGATTCGGCGCCGGGGATTCTCAATGGCGTGGAAAAGGCGCTGGGGCATTTTGGCCTGCATCCGCCGCGCCAGAGTCTGCATTTCTTCATCGGCCCGCCGCTGCTGGAATCCTTTGCCACCTATTTCCCCGGCGAGCCGGACAAGGCCCGGACCGCCCTGCGCATCTACCGCCAGTATTACGCCCAGCAGGGCATGTACGAAAACCGCGTGTATGACGGCATTGCCGACCTGCTGCGCGACCTGCGCCAGGCCGGTATTGCTGTGCACCTGGCCACGGCCAAGCCGGAAACCTTTGCCCGCACCATTGTGGCCCACTTCGGCCTGGCCCCCCTGCTGGACGTGCAGGCCGGTGCGGAGCTGGACGGCCCGCGCCACGACAAGACCGACGTTCTGCGCTATGCCGTGGCCCTTGCCGGCGTGACGGACCTGCGCCGCTGCCTCATGATCGGCGACCGGCATCACGATGTGGACGGCGCCCATGCCGTGGGCATGGCCTGTGCCGGCGTGCTCTACGGCTACGGCAGCCGGCAGGAGCTGGAAGCGGCCGGCGCCGATTACCTGTGCGAGGATATTCCGGCCCTGCGCCGCCTGCTGCTGCCGGCATCGGCCGGATGCTGA
- the rdgC gene encoding recombination-associated protein RdgC codes for MGFVNSSCSFTRFRVLDPVTDDQWQSIPDKLRQYAFQDIDELPEMQAHGWVCFEDMLDSTWRTAPPQKGAYLIFSLRLDTRRIPAGVIKKHLALALRDEKERMEAQGKKFISRERRKELKEQVLLRLRQRFLPVPAEFNVLWNTVSNEVWFASTQGRMIDLFMEFFLQSFDLHLEQLTPYSLAERLLNEADMSRLDRLEPTEFAAGS; via the coding sequence ATGGGTTTTGTCAATTCCAGTTGCAGTTTCACGCGCTTCCGGGTGCTGGACCCGGTGACCGACGACCAGTGGCAGAGCATACCGGACAAGCTCCGCCAGTATGCCTTTCAGGATATCGACGAGCTGCCGGAAATGCAGGCCCACGGCTGGGTCTGCTTTGAAGACATGCTGGACAGCACCTGGCGCACGGCCCCGCCCCAGAAGGGGGCCTATCTGATCTTTTCCCTGCGTCTGGACACGCGGCGCATCCCTGCCGGCGTCATCAAGAAGCACCTGGCCCTGGCCCTGCGGGACGAAAAGGAACGCATGGAGGCCCAGGGCAAGAAATTCATCTCCCGTGAACGCCGGAAAGAGCTGAAGGAACAGGTGCTGCTCCGCCTGCGCCAGCGCTTCCTGCCGGTGCCGGCCGAATTCAATGTGCTCTGGAATACGGTCAGCAACGAGGTCTGGTTTGCCTCCACCCAGGGCAGGATGATCGACCTGTTCATGGAATTTTTCCTCCAGAGCTTTGACCTGCACCTGGAACAGCTCACCCCCTACAGCCTGGCCGAACGCCTGCTGAATGAGGCAGACATGAGCCGGCTTGACCGGCTGGAACCCACGGAATTTGCCGCAGGCAGCTAG
- a CDS encoding ABC transporter permease produces MSSPASPPRRHLLLRLGRKLLWMTLVLWGITVISFVVIHLAPGSPTDMETTLNPLVGEAARQRLEALYGLDKPLYVQYWDWLSRLVQLDFGNSMSADARPVLEKILERLPLTVGMNVISLLLTLLLAIPLGILSALRQNSLLDRGVTILVFLGFAMPSFWLALLLMLLFGIELQWLPLSGLTSMDYASLSAWGKFCDLASHLALPILVYTIGGLAGMSRYMRACMLEVLRQDYILTARAKGLAPHTVILRHALRNALLPVITLLGLSVPGLIGGSVIIESIFALPGLGQLFYAAVMARDYTMIMGNLVLGAVLTLAGNVLADLCYGLADPRIRTAQENHS; encoded by the coding sequence ATGTCTTCCCCCGCTTCCCCGCCCCGCCGGCATCTGCTGCTGCGCCTCGGGCGCAAGCTGCTCTGGATGACGCTGGTGCTCTGGGGCATCACGGTCATCAGCTTTGTGGTCATCCATCTGGCCCCCGGCTCGCCCACGGACATGGAAACCACGCTCAATCCCCTGGTGGGCGAGGCGGCCCGTCAGCGTCTCGAGGCCCTGTACGGTCTGGACAAGCCCCTCTACGTGCAGTACTGGGACTGGCTTTCCCGTCTGGTGCAGCTGGACTTCGGCAACTCCATGTCTGCCGATGCGCGCCCTGTGCTGGAAAAAATTCTGGAACGCCTGCCCCTCACCGTGGGCATGAACGTCATCTCGCTGCTGCTTACCCTGCTGCTGGCCATTCCCCTGGGCATCCTGTCGGCCCTGCGCCAGAATTCCCTGCTGGACAGGGGGGTGACCATTCTGGTCTTTCTGGGCTTTGCCATGCCTTCCTTCTGGCTGGCGCTGCTGCTCATGCTGCTTTTCGGCATCGAGCTGCAATGGCTGCCCCTGTCGGGCCTGACCTCCATGGACTATGCCAGCCTTTCCGCCTGGGGCAAGTTCTGCGATCTGGCCAGCCATCTGGCCCTGCCCATTCTTGTCTATACCATCGGCGGGCTGGCGGGCATGTCCCGCTACATGCGGGCCTGCATGCTGGAAGTGCTGCGGCAGGACTATATCCTCACAGCCCGGGCCAAGGGCCTTGCCCCGCATACGGTCATTCTGCGGCATGCCCTGCGCAATGCCCTGCTGCCGGTCATCACCCTGCTGGGCCTTTCCGTCCCCGGCCTCATCGGCGGCAGCGTCATCATCGAGTCCATCTTTGCCCTGCCTGGTCTGGGGCAGCTCTTCTATGCCGCGGTCATGGCCCGGGATTACACCATGATCATGGGTAATCTGGTGCTGGGCGCCGTGCTTACCCTGGCAGGCAATGTGCTGGCTGACCTCTGCTACGGCCTGGCCGACCCCCGCATCCGCACCGCACAGGAGAACCATTCATGA
- a CDS encoding ABC transporter permease, with protein MMPRCVRRCLGRHLMLVLGLGIVLTMSLAALLAPVIAPYDPNELHLDAILMPPSSQFWLGTDRLGRDVFSRLLYGGQVSLWVGFVAVGISLTIGTVLGLVSGYFRGWVDEVIMRGVDIMLCFPSFFLILAVIAFLEPSLTNIMIVIGLTSWMGVARLVRAETLSLREREFVAAARLAGCSTRRMLFGHILPNAMAPILISGTLGVAGAILVESGLSFLGLGVQPPVASWGNMLLDGKTVLEYAPWLSLYPGLAILVTVLGYNLLGESLRDVLDPRLRQ; from the coding sequence ATGATGCCGCGTTGTGTGCGCCGCTGTCTGGGGCGGCATCTCATGCTTGTGCTGGGCCTGGGCATTGTGCTCACCATGTCGCTGGCTGCCCTGCTGGCGCCTGTCATTGCGCCCTATGACCCCAATGAACTGCATCTGGACGCCATCCTCATGCCGCCGTCCTCGCAGTTCTGGCTGGGCACGGACCGCCTGGGCCGGGATGTGTTCTCGCGCCTGCTCTACGGCGGGCAGGTTTCCCTGTGGGTGGGCTTTGTGGCCGTGGGCATCTCCCTGACCATCGGCACGGTGCTGGGTCTCGTCAGCGGTTATTTTCGTGGCTGGGTGGATGAGGTCATCATGCGCGGCGTGGACATCATGCTCTGCTTTCCGTCCTTCTTTCTCATTCTGGCGGTCATTGCCTTTCTGGAACCCAGCCTGACCAATATCATGATCGTCATCGGCCTGACCTCGTGGATGGGCGTGGCCCGGCTGGTGCGCGCCGAAACCCTGAGCCTGCGCGAACGGGAATTCGTGGCAGCGGCCCGCCTGGCCGGCTGCTCCACCCGGCGCATGCTCTTCGGGCATATTCTGCCCAATGCCATGGCCCCCATTCTCATTTCCGGCACGCTGGGCGTGGCCGGGGCCATTCTGGTGGAATCGGGCCTGAGCTTTCTGGGGCTGGGCGTGCAGCCCCCCGTGGCCAGCTGGGGCAATATGCTCCTGGATGGCAAGACCGTGCTGGAATACGCCCCCTGGCTCTCGCTCTATCCCGGCCTGGCCATTCTTGTTACCGTGCTGGGCTACAACCTGCTGGGCGAAAGCCTGCGCGATGTGCTGGACCCGCGCCTCAGGCAGTAG
- a CDS encoding AAA family ATPase — translation MLEHLRIRNLALIEDMELDFAPGMNVLTGETGAGKSFILKALGFLLGDKLSADMVRPGAKRAQVEALFILDDEELVIHRELLAETGRSRLTVNDSLRSQNSVRGLRERLLVHTSQHGQQQLLQPAFQARLMDSALEDTSLLTRRDDLLARLREVAARRDFLLDKQRTLADKRDVLEMQQQEIDRVAPEEGEEERLQEQSDAIRQAEQAREQYDQALAMLYGDEDAGLMDMLGRFEGLMHRMARQNDDLQADAESVSALRHQLAHLSNMLRRPPVADDLPDRDSVEKRLYELAQLKRRLRRNMDEILALRQDIEENLSFLDACALDIAALNKEEAGLAEELRHVLAELRPLRRATAETFARRLEAELRELGFSEQVQVLPELTPAEVWTGIEDDRVRILWAPNPGQAPQPLDKIASGGELSRFLLALVSVQPTAESATYIFDEVDAGVGGLTLNKLADKLDELARQRQMLLITHWPQLAARARRHFQISKQIHDGNTFTTCLPLEGSARHAELARMAGGGQQGEAVASSLEAASHP, via the coding sequence ATGCTGGAACATCTGAGAATACGCAATCTGGCCCTCATTGAGGACATGGAGCTGGACTTTGCGCCGGGCATGAATGTGCTCACCGGCGAAACCGGCGCCGGCAAAAGCTTCATCCTCAAGGCACTGGGCTTTCTGCTGGGGGACAAGCTCTCGGCCGACATGGTGCGCCCGGGGGCCAAGCGCGCCCAGGTGGAGGCCCTGTTCATTCTGGACGACGAGGAGCTGGTCATCCACCGCGAACTGCTGGCGGAAACAGGACGAAGCCGCCTCACCGTCAATGACAGTCTGCGCTCGCAGAACAGCGTCAGGGGGCTGCGCGAGCGTCTGCTGGTCCATACCAGCCAGCACGGGCAGCAACAGCTGCTGCAACCGGCCTTTCAGGCCCGCCTCATGGACAGCGCACTGGAGGATACCAGTCTGCTTACCCGCCGGGATGATCTGCTGGCCCGCCTGCGCGAGGTGGCTGCCCGGCGCGACTTTCTGCTGGACAAGCAGCGTACCCTGGCGGACAAGCGCGATGTGCTGGAAATGCAGCAGCAGGAAATTGACCGCGTGGCTCCCGAAGAAGGCGAGGAGGAACGCCTTCAGGAACAGAGCGATGCCATCCGCCAGGCCGAACAGGCCCGTGAACAGTATGATCAGGCCCTGGCCATGCTCTACGGCGATGAGGACGCGGGCCTCATGGACATGCTGGGCCGTTTCGAGGGCCTCATGCACCGCATGGCCCGCCAGAACGATGATCTGCAGGCCGATGCCGAATCGGTTTCCGCCCTGCGGCATCAGCTTGCGCACCTGAGCAACATGCTGCGCCGCCCCCCTGTTGCCGACGACCTTCCCGACCGGGACAGCGTGGAAAAGCGCCTGTACGAACTGGCCCAGCTCAAGCGGCGCCTGCGCCGCAACATGGACGAAATCCTGGCCCTGCGCCAGGACATCGAGGAAAATCTTTCCTTTCTGGATGCCTGCGCCCTGGACATTGCCGCCCTGAACAAGGAAGAAGCCGGCCTTGCCGAGGAACTGCGCCACGTCCTGGCCGAACTGCGCCCCCTGCGCCGGGCCACGGCGGAAACCTTTGCCCGCCGGCTGGAAGCGGAGCTGCGCGAGCTGGGCTTTTCCGAACAGGTCCAAGTTCTCCCCGAACTGACACCCGCCGAAGTGTGGACCGGCATCGAGGATGACCGCGTGCGCATCCTCTGGGCGCCCAACCCCGGACAGGCCCCCCAGCCGCTGGACAAGATTGCCTCCGGCGGCGAGCTGTCCCGCTTTCTGCTGGCGCTGGTCAGCGTGCAGCCCACGGCCGAAAGCGCCACCTATATCTTTGACGAGGTGGACGCCGGGGTGGGCGGCCTGACCCTCAACAAGCTGGCTGACAAGCTGGATGAACTGGCCCGGCAGCGACAGATGCTGCTCATTACCCACTGGCCGCAACTGGCGGCACGCGCCCGCCGCCACTTTCAGATCAGCAAGCAGATTCATGACGGCAACACCTTTACCACCTGCCTGCCGCTGGAAGGTTCCGCCCGCCACGCCGAGCTGGCCCGCATGGCCGGTGGCGGCCAGCAGGGCGAGGCCGTGGCCAGCAGCCTGGAAGCAGCCTCCCACCCATGA
- the thyX gene encoding FAD-dependent thymidylate synthase, whose amino-acid sequence MLEEKFTGKGKVLLLAGGGRIYTDVAARFVRSERSLEDIVASPYSRQIVENILASGHRAALEFDFFLFGVEGYSRVTETQLVRKRMASYLIKSGRAELGGKRRFSVVYPQRVRDFSASVTLPDGHETRLSGRDLAELSRQWYDAGLEAGLPEEDLRYLKPQATEFKAIIGMNAHALLDWFAIRCCRNAQHEIRHLATQMLRLCREAAPDLFRQAGPSCVQLGYCPENRLQHPRCRGHVLTRDEAMRILRQHGGGHMPEADLPDQG is encoded by the coding sequence ATGCTGGAGGAAAAATTTACGGGCAAGGGCAAGGTTTTGCTGCTGGCCGGCGGCGGCAGGATATATACGGATGTGGCCGCGCGCTTTGTGCGCAGCGAGCGCAGCCTGGAAGACATCGTGGCGTCCCCCTATTCCCGGCAGATAGTGGAGAACATTCTGGCCAGCGGGCACCGGGCGGCGCTGGAATTCGATTTTTTTCTGTTTGGCGTGGAGGGCTATTCCCGTGTGACGGAGACGCAGCTTGTGCGCAAGCGCATGGCCTCTTACCTCATCAAGTCCGGCCGGGCGGAGCTGGGAGGAAAGCGGCGCTTTTCCGTGGTCTATCCGCAGCGCGTGCGCGATTTCAGCGCCAGCGTGACCCTGCCTGACGGGCATGAGACCCGCCTCAGCGGGCGCGACCTGGCCGAGCTTTCCCGTCAGTGGTATGACGCCGGGCTGGAAGCCGGCCTGCCGGAAGAGGACCTGCGCTATCTCAAGCCGCAGGCCACCGAATTCAAGGCCATCATCGGCATGAACGCCCATGCCCTGCTGGACTGGTTTGCCATACGCTGCTGCCGCAATGCCCAGCATGAAATACGTCATCTGGCCACGCAGATGCTGCGGCTGTGCCGCGAGGCCGCACCGGACCTTTTCCGTCAGGCCGGCCCCAGTTGCGTGCAGCTGGGCTACTGCCCCGAAAACCGCCTGCAACACCCGCGCTGCCGGGGGCATGTGCTGACCCGTGACGAGGCCATGCGCATTTTGCGGCAGCACGGCGGCGGGCACATGCCGGAAGCTGACCTGCCTGACCAGGGCTAG
- the trpB gene encoding tryptophan synthase subunit beta, with the protein MSTATPCAAPDSEGFFGPYGGRFVPEELQPRLEEVSRAFDEAMKDPSFLKELDYLLAHFAGRPTPVFHCANLSKRLGGAQIWLKREDLNHLGAHKVNNTLGQCLLAKRMGKTRVIAETGAGQHGVGTAAAAALLGLECTICMGEVDIRRQHLNVTRMEMLGATVRAATSGQRTLKEAVDEALEEWIRDPDMFYVLGSAVGPHPYPYMVRQFQSVIGREARAQMLENTGRLPDACLACVGGGSNAVGIFSGFVADSSVRLIGVEPGGIGNGYGENAASLCQGEPGVLHGFRSYMLKDADGNAGAVYSISAGLDYPSVGPELAMWKDSGRASFVSINDEEALQAFFDLSRHEGILPALESAHAVAYAIKMAPQMPADNILLVNLSGRGDKDVQQVEELVKTGRFTPRNN; encoded by the coding sequence ATGAGCACTGCCACCCCCTGTGCCGCTCCCGACAGCGAAGGCTTTTTCGGCCCCTACGGCGGCCGCTTCGTTCCGGAAGAACTGCAACCCCGCCTGGAAGAAGTGAGCCGCGCCTTTGACGAGGCCATGAAAGACCCGTCCTTTCTGAAGGAGCTGGACTATCTGCTGGCCCACTTTGCCGGACGCCCCACCCCTGTTTTCCACTGTGCCAACCTCAGCAAGCGCCTGGGGGGCGCGCAGATATGGCTCAAGCGTGAAGACCTGAATCACCTCGGCGCCCACAAGGTCAACAATACCCTGGGCCAGTGCCTGCTGGCCAAGCGCATGGGCAAGACCCGCGTCATCGCCGAAACCGGCGCCGGTCAGCACGGCGTGGGAACGGCCGCCGCCGCTGCCCTGCTGGGGCTTGAGTGCACCATCTGCATGGGCGAGGTGGACATCCGCCGCCAGCACCTCAATGTCACCCGCATGGAAATGCTGGGGGCCACCGTGCGTGCCGCCACCAGCGGACAGCGCACCCTCAAGGAAGCCGTGGACGAGGCCCTGGAAGAGTGGATCCGCGATCCCGACATGTTCTATGTGCTGGGTTCCGCCGTGGGGCCGCATCCCTATCCCTACATGGTGCGTCAGTTCCAGTCCGTCATCGGCCGCGAAGCCCGCGCCCAGATGCTGGAAAACACGGGCCGCCTGCCGGATGCCTGCCTGGCCTGCGTGGGCGGCGGCTCCAATGCCGTGGGCATCTTCTCCGGCTTTGTGGCCGACAGCAGCGTGCGCCTCATCGGTGTGGAGCCTGGTGGCATCGGCAATGGCTACGGTGAAAATGCCGCTTCCCTCTGCCAGGGAGAACCGGGCGTGCTGCACGGCTTCCGCTCCTACATGCTCAAGGATGCCGACGGCAATGCCGGGGCTGTCTACTCCATTTCCGCCGGACTGGACTATCCCTCCGTGGGGCCGGAACTGGCCATGTGGAAGGATTCCGGCCGGGCGTCCTTTGTCAGCATCAACGACGAGGAAGCCCTGCAGGCGTTCTTTGATCTCTCCCGCCACGAAGGCATTCTGCCCGCGCTGGAATCGGCCCATGCCGTGGCCTATGCCATCAAGATGGCGCCGCAGATGCCCGCCGACAATATCCTTCTGGTCAACCTGTCCGGCCGTGGCGACAAGGACGTGCAGCAGGTGGAAGAACTGGTCAAGACCGGCCGTTTCACCCCCAGAAACAACTGA
- a CDS encoding outer membrane homotrimeric porin, translated as MKKIATLLMAAAMLVAGMGNAQAIDFKVKGQWIMSFEYGQNGNFTGGNGRTGYNTSEDEFEAEQRLRLQLDAVASESLSGTVFFELGDQRWGQAKNGGALGADGNNVVEVKRAYLDWLVPNTDLKIRMGIQGIALPSFTTQSQVFNDDVAGITASYTFNENVALTAFWARPINDNFGGYDKPGVNNYRANYMDNVDMFGLVLPLKFDGVKVTPWAMYAAIGPNALRGNDTADGDFTNNYFKQAWGTSATHFQRGMVAAGPGIKGEKLTSYGNAIWAGLTADIVAFDPFRVAFDFNYGSVAYDDSSANRSGWLASLLAEYKLDWGIIGLHGWYSSGDDDDTGNGSERMPYVSLNNTNTSFSNFAFNGDPYLGREGVVGYGIVGTWGVGAYVRDFSFVENLKHTFRVNLFGGTNSTDMASVVGRPNFGGLGTDAMYLTTNDTAMEFTLINDYQIYENMDIRLTASYIALWLDKSDDVWGNAKLNGRDPDSRDAWDISLAYIYSF; from the coding sequence ATGAAAAAGATTGCTACGCTTCTTATGGCGGCTGCCATGCTCGTCGCTGGCATGGGCAATGCGCAGGCCATTGACTTCAAGGTCAAAGGCCAGTGGATCATGAGCTTTGAATACGGCCAGAACGGCAACTTCACCGGCGGCAACGGCCGCACCGGTTACAACACCAGCGAAGACGAATTCGAAGCCGAACAGCGTCTGCGCCTGCAGTTGGACGCCGTGGCTTCCGAATCCCTGTCCGGTACCGTGTTCTTTGAACTGGGCGACCAGCGCTGGGGCCAGGCCAAGAACGGCGGCGCCCTGGGTGCTGACGGCAACAACGTTGTGGAAGTGAAGCGTGCCTACCTCGACTGGCTGGTGCCCAACACCGACCTCAAGATCCGCATGGGTATCCAGGGTATCGCCCTGCCCAGCTTCACCACCCAGAGCCAGGTCTTCAATGACGACGTGGCCGGCATCACCGCCTCCTACACCTTCAATGAAAACGTGGCCCTGACCGCCTTCTGGGCGCGTCCCATAAACGACAACTTCGGCGGCTATGACAAGCCCGGCGTGAACAACTACCGCGCCAACTACATGGACAATGTGGACATGTTCGGCCTGGTGCTGCCCCTGAAGTTTGATGGCGTCAAGGTGACCCCCTGGGCCATGTATGCAGCCATTGGTCCCAATGCCCTGCGTGGCAATGATACTGCCGATGGCGACTTTACCAATAACTACTTCAAGCAGGCCTGGGGCACCTCTGCTACGCACTTCCAGCGCGGCATGGTGGCTGCTGGGCCTGGCATCAAGGGTGAAAAGCTGACCTCCTACGGCAATGCCATCTGGGCCGGCCTCACCGCCGACATCGTGGCCTTTGATCCCTTCCGCGTGGCCTTTGACTTCAACTACGGCTCCGTGGCCTACGACGACAGCTCCGCCAACCGCTCCGGCTGGCTGGCTTCGCTGCTTGCCGAATACAAGCTGGACTGGGGTATCATCGGCCTGCACGGCTGGTACTCCTCCGGTGACGACGACGATACCGGCAACGGTTCCGAACGCATGCCCTACGTCAGCCTGAACAACACCAACACCTCCTTCTCCAACTTTGCCTTCAACGGTGACCCCTACCTGGGCCGCGAAGGCGTGGTGGGTTACGGCATCGTGGGCACCTGGGGCGTGGGCGCCTATGTGCGTGACTTCAGCTTTGTGGAAAATCTGAAGCACACCTTCCGGGTGAACCTCTTCGGCGGTACCAACAGCACCGACATGGCCAGCGTTGTGGGAAGGCCCAATTTCGGCGGCTTGGGCACTGACGCCATGTACCTGACCACCAACGATACGGCCATGGAATTCACCCTCATCAACGATTACCAGATCTACGAGAACATGGACATCCGCCTTACCGCCAGCTACATCGCCCTGTGGCTGGACAAGAGCGACGACGTGTGGGGTAATGCCAAACTCAACGGCCGCGACCCCGATTCTCGCGATGCCTGGGACATCAGCCTGGCCTACATCTACAGCTTCTAA
- the uvrC gene encoding excinuclease ABC subunit UvrC, which translates to MQRPDPATIPLTPGVYLYKDARGRVIYVGKARILRRRVLSYFRPDGLPAKTRAMLAHAVSLDFLSTTTEKEALLLEAGLIKKHRPHYNIVLRDDKQYVLFRLDIRQPFPRLEVVRTARRDGARYFGPFTSALAARETWKLLHRAFALRRCSDRAMKNRVRPCLYHHMGQCPAPCMGLVDSRQYQEAVHRVCELLEGRSAPLLTQLRQEMEEASQALDFERAAVLRDQLRAVERTVERQAAVLPGGGDMDAIGLFAADRGLALAVVFVRGGAVTDGRAFYWSGLCFEDAPELLRSFVHQYYERLVPPPRILLPWLPPDEDADTDAPASPAGSAGPGGAGPYAERFLLENLLSERRGSPVRLVAPQHARDNQLVDMAQANAREEARRREHGGEEDILVRVGRALRLPEAPRRIECVDVSHTGGRQTRVGLVVFEDGRPCPPAYRTYAMPDGGDDYGTLHAWLGRRLESGPPWPDLLLVDGGRGQVAAVQRALEEAGQAQLFALAGIAKARDEEGHADRRAGNVADRIFLPGRSNPLPLREGCPELLFLQHVRDTTHNFAIGRHRRARGKAALSGELMRLPGIGPATARLLWEHFATLEAMRAATEKELCALPGIGPARARLLREKLRGL; encoded by the coding sequence ATGCAACGCCCCGACCCCGCCACCATTCCGCTGACCCCCGGCGTCTACCTGTACAAAGACGCGCGGGGGCGCGTCATCTATGTGGGCAAGGCCCGTATCCTGCGACGCCGCGTGCTGTCCTATTTCCGGCCCGACGGCCTGCCTGCCAAGACCCGCGCCATGCTGGCCCATGCCGTTTCCCTGGACTTTCTCAGCACCACCACGGAAAAGGAAGCCCTGCTGCTGGAAGCCGGCCTTATCAAGAAGCACCGCCCGCACTACAATATTGTTCTGCGGGACGACAAACAGTACGTGCTCTTTCGCCTGGACATCCGTCAGCCCTTCCCCCGGCTGGAGGTGGTGCGCACGGCCCGGCGTGACGGCGCCCGCTACTTCGGCCCCTTCACCTCTGCCCTGGCTGCCCGGGAAACCTGGAAACTGCTGCACCGGGCCTTTGCCCTGCGCCGCTGCTCGGACCGGGCCATGAAAAACCGGGTACGGCCCTGCCTGTATCATCACATGGGGCAGTGCCCGGCCCCCTGCATGGGGCTGGTGGATTCGCGGCAGTATCAGGAAGCCGTCCATCGCGTCTGCGAGCTGCTGGAAGGGCGCTCCGCCCCGCTGCTCACGCAGCTGCGGCAGGAAATGGAAGAGGCATCCCAGGCCCTGGACTTTGAACGGGCCGCTGTCTTGCGCGACCAGCTGCGGGCCGTGGAACGCACGGTGGAACGACAGGCCGCCGTCCTGCCCGGCGGGGGAGACATGGATGCCATCGGCCTGTTTGCGGCTGACAGGGGACTGGCGCTGGCCGTGGTTTTTGTGCGGGGTGGTGCCGTTACCGACGGCCGGGCCTTCTACTGGAGCGGTCTGTGCTTCGAGGATGCGCCGGAACTGCTGCGCTCCTTTGTGCATCAGTATTATGAACGCCTCGTGCCGCCCCCCCGCATACTGCTGCCCTGGCTGCCCCCGGATGAGGATGCCGACACGGATGCCCCAGCGTCCCCTGCCGGCTCCGCCGGTCCTGGCGGCGCAGGCCCGTATGCGGAACGCTTCCTGCTGGAAAATCTACTGTCCGAACGGCGCGGCAGTCCGGTCCGTCTGGTGGCGCCGCAACATGCCCGGGACAATCAGCTGGTGGACATGGCCCAGGCCAATGCCCGCGAAGAAGCCCGCCGGCGCGAACACGGCGGCGAGGAGGATATCCTCGTGCGTGTGGGCCGCGCCCTGCGTCTGCCCGAAGCGCCGCGCCGCATCGAATGCGTGGACGTTTCGCATACCGGCGGGCGGCAGACCCGCGTGGGCCTGGTGGTCTTTGAGGACGGCCGCCCCTGCCCGCCGGCCTATCGTACCTATGCCATGCCCGACGGGGGCGACGATTACGGCACCCTGCATGCCTGGCTGGGGCGACGCCTGGAAAGCGGCCCGCCCTGGCCGGATCTGCTGCTGGTGGATGGGGGCAGAGGGCAGGTGGCTGCCGTGCAGCGTGCCCTGGAAGAAGCCGGACAGGCGCAGCTCTTTGCCCTGGCCGGCATTGCCAAGGCCCGTGATGAGGAAGGGCATGCCGACCGCCGGGCCGGCAATGTGGCGGACCGTATTTTCCTGCCCGGGCGCAGCAATCCCCTGCCCCTGCGCGAAGGCTGCCCGGAGCTGCTCTTTTTACAGCACGTGCGAGACACCACGCATAATTTTGCCATCGGGCGGCACCGCAGAGCACGGGGCAAGGCCGCTCTGTCCGGCGAACTCATGCGCCTGCCGGGCATTGGTCCGGCTACAGCCCGCCTGCTGTGGGAACACTTTGCCACCCTGGAAGCCATGCGTGCCGCCACCGAAAAGGAGCTGTGCGCCCTGCCCGGCATCGGACCGGCCCGGGCACGCCTGTTGCGGGAAAAGCTCAGGGGATTGTGA
- a CDS encoding 23S rRNA (pseudouridine(1915)-N(3))-methyltransferase RlmH → MAGKPLRIVCVGKLRTSFWKEAAAHYSRRIGRWRPLDVTEVRDGDAGLDTAQRNSQEGRRLLEALTPQDVPIVMDERGSALTSREFADLLRKLDLDATGRPCFLVGGPFGLDAAVRAVARRTLCLGPMTLPHELARVLLLEQLYRAECILRKVPYHH, encoded by the coding sequence ATGGCAGGCAAACCCTTACGAATTGTATGTGTGGGAAAACTGCGGACATCCTTCTGGAAGGAGGCGGCAGCGCATTACAGCCGGCGCATCGGCCGCTGGCGTCCGCTGGACGTGACGGAAGTGCGCGATGGCGATGCCGGCCTGGACACGGCGCAACGCAACAGCCAGGAAGGGCGGCGTTTGCTGGAGGCCCTGACCCCGCAGGATGTACCCATTGTCATGGACGAGCGGGGCAGTGCCCTGACCTCGCGGGAATTTGCGGACCTTTTGCGCAAGCTGGACCTGGATGCCACGGGACGCCCCTGCTTTCTTGTGGGCGGACCATTTGGTCTGGATGCTGCCGTGCGGGCCGTGGCCCGCAGAACGCTCTGTCTTGGCCCCATGACCCTGCCGCATGAACTGGCTCGCGTGCTCCTGCTGGAACAGCTCTACCGGGCGGAGTGCATTCTTCGCAAGGTGCCCTATCACCATTGA